The following are encoded together in the Candidatus Hydrogenedentota bacterium genome:
- a CDS encoding ATP-binding protein codes for MLARVQSAAVLGIDAFTVAIEVDNTGGQQNQTWIVGLPDAAVKESDSRVRSALRNSGFRYPRGYNTINLAPAGTRKEGSALDLPIALGLLAASAQIGGNAFNEYAFVGELALDGSLRPVAGALAMAINARNQGLRGIVLPAMNADEAGVVQGCEVIPVRSLEQATAFLAGDEEILPHVTEVDELFHTAHLRVPDLSEVKGQGHVKRALTVAAAGAHNIFML; via the coding sequence ATGTTAGCGCGCGTACAATCGGCAGCCGTGCTCGGCATCGACGCCTTTACCGTGGCGATCGAGGTGGACAACACCGGTGGCCAGCAGAACCAGACTTGGATCGTGGGTCTGCCCGACGCGGCGGTTAAAGAGAGCGACAGCCGTGTGCGGAGCGCTCTGCGCAATTCAGGGTTCCGCTATCCCAGGGGCTACAACACCATTAACCTCGCACCCGCCGGAACACGCAAGGAAGGCAGCGCGCTGGATTTGCCCATCGCCCTCGGTCTCCTGGCCGCCAGCGCCCAGATTGGGGGTAACGCCTTCAACGAGTATGCCTTTGTGGGCGAACTCGCGCTGGACGGCTCCTTGCGACCCGTGGCGGGCGCCCTGGCCATGGCCATCAACGCGCGAAATCAGGGCCTGCGCGGTATCGTGCTGCCCGCCATGAATGCCGATGAGGCGGGCGTCGTCCAGGGCTGCGAGGTGATTCCCGTGCGCTCGCTGGAGCAGGCCACGGCCTTTCTGGCGGGCGACGAAGAAATCCTTCCCCACGTTACCGAGGTGGATGAACTCTTTCACACCGCCCACCTGCGCGTGCCCGACTTGAGCGAAGTAAAGGGCCAGGGCCATGTGAAGCGCGCGCTCACCGTGGCCGCCGCGGGAGCGCACAATATCTTTATGTTGTAA
- a CDS encoding recombinase family protein, whose amino-acid sequence MICKRRDKRKRAPEDLEPEQPEADPTEYLTKASTRHRRQPFDAVILYYRVSTGNQHRNNNYAWQERCLRRYCNDSRIGILDEVYEAVNGNGVTVDARPELAQAVDLAKAHSVPILAAATDRFLRPKGFNKYDQSAQPSVADFEALVAFAPVPLLTFVAPDSKWKDVKSLQKVESAGCKHRQKPMRRRKRKDMLTGVIRELARCGLSCREIADELVARELPKVSHKTIWEWLNEPT is encoded by the coding sequence ATGATTTGTAAACGCCGAGACAAACGTAAACGCGCACCAGAGGACCTAGAGCCTGAGCAACCAGAAGCGGACCCAACCGAATATCTGACTAAGGCATCAACCCGACATCGACGCCAGCCGTTCGATGCCGTGATTCTCTACTACCGCGTATCGACCGGCAATCAACACCGCAATAACAACTACGCTTGGCAGGAGCGGTGTCTTCGGCGATACTGCAACGACTCTCGAATCGGCATTCTCGATGAGGTCTACGAAGCCGTCAATGGTAATGGTGTGACGGTCGATGCACGACCCGAACTGGCACAAGCCGTCGACCTCGCAAAAGCACACTCGGTCCCGATTTTGGCGGCCGCCACGGACCGCTTTCTCCGACCCAAGGGGTTCAACAAGTACGACCAGTCGGCACAGCCCAGCGTTGCAGACTTCGAGGCACTTGTAGCCTTCGCCCCGGTACCCTTGCTCACGTTCGTCGCACCGGACAGTAAATGGAAGGATGTGAAGTCCCTTCAAAAAGTCGAGTCGGCCGGATGCAAACATCGGCAAAAACCGATGCGGCGACGCAAGCGCAAGGACATGCTGACTGGCGTGATTCGAGAGCTTGCGCGGTGTGGCCTTTCGTGTCGAGAGATAGCCGACGAACTCGTGGCCCGAGAGCTGCCAAAGGTCTCGCACAAGACGATATGGGAGTGGCTGAATGAGCCAACGTAA
- a CDS encoding adenine-specific methyltransferase EcoRI family protein translates to MDKKTKKKTLNRSLHAAKASKQDEFYTQLSDIEKELKHYKHHFKGKTVLCNCDDPKASNFFHYFSRKFDDLKLKKLITTCYQSLDPELFSKNDSKKGVYLEYEGERTPGGRVPTPGRIGIHHFKGDGDFRSDECIELLKQADIVVTNPPFSLFREYVTQLVEHKKNFIVLANQNSLSTKDVFGLVRDDKLWLGYNNGDMAFRVPDHYEARATRFWVDESGNKWRSFGTMCWLTNLDIAKRHEDLILYKTYDPEVYPTYDNFDAIDVSKVDSIPVDYFGTMGVPGGFLTKHNPDQFEIVGITKTWCGMASKKYPKQIQVDADGTKSEVTKLNDGAALKWPTRPTGKTYYIVDGEYFTQTYPRLLIRRKEHQ, encoded by the coding sequence ATGGACAAGAAGACGAAGAAGAAGACACTAAACCGCAGTCTGCACGCCGCCAAGGCTTCGAAGCAGGATGAGTTCTACACCCAGCTTTCCGACATCGAGAAGGAACTCAAGCACTACAAGCATCATTTCAAGGGCAAGACCGTCCTGTGCAACTGCGATGACCCCAAGGCCAGCAACTTCTTTCACTACTTCTCGCGGAAGTTCGACGACCTCAAGCTCAAGAAGCTAATCACCACCTGCTACCAAAGCCTAGACCCCGAGTTATTTAGCAAGAACGACTCCAAGAAAGGGGTCTATTTGGAGTATGAAGGCGAGCGTACGCCCGGTGGCCGCGTCCCCACCCCCGGCCGTATCGGCATCCATCATTTCAAAGGCGATGGTGACTTCCGCAGCGATGAGTGCATCGAGCTACTGAAGCAAGCAGACATCGTTGTCACGAATCCGCCGTTCTCGCTGTTTCGAGAGTACGTAACACAGCTAGTCGAGCATAAGAAGAATTTTATTGTCTTGGCGAATCAGAACTCTCTGTCGACCAAGGACGTGTTCGGACTTGTCCGAGATGACAAGCTCTGGCTGGGTTACAACAATGGCGACATGGCATTCAGAGTCCCTGACCACTACGAGGCAAGAGCGACGCGTTTTTGGGTTGATGAGAGCGGTAACAAGTGGAGAAGCTTCGGCACCATGTGCTGGCTCACCAATCTTGACATAGCCAAACGACACGAAGATTTGATTCTCTACAAGACTTATGACCCGGAAGTGTACCCGACATATGACAACTTCGATGCTATCGACGTCAGTAAAGTCGATAGCATTCCAGTCGACTACTTTGGCACGATGGGGGTGCCCGGTGGGTTTCTCACCAAACATAACCCCGACCAGTTCGAGATTGTTGGGATTACGAAGACGTGGTGCGGCATGGCTTCGAAGAAGTATCCAAAGCAGATTCAGGTTGATGCTGACGGCACCAAAAGTGAGGTAACTAAGTTGAACGACGGTGCGGCGCTCAAATGGCCAACCCGCCCGACTGGTAAGACATACTACATCGTCGACGGGGAATACTTTACCCAGACTTATCCACGCCTTCTAATTCGGCGCAAGGAGCATCAATGA